One genomic region from Paramicrobacterium agarici encodes:
- a CDS encoding cystathionine beta-synthase, protein MKYASSITDLIGDTPLVKLNHVTAGIAANVLVKLEYLNPGGSSKDRIAERIIDAAEEAGDLKPGGTIVEPTSGNTGVGLALIAQQRGYRCIFVLPDKVGEDKRNVLTAYGAEIVVTPTSVAPDDPESYYSVSDRLAREIPGAFKPNQYFNQNGPRSHYETTGPEIWRDTEGSITHFVAGVGTGGTITGTGRYLREVSNGSVRIVGSDPVGSVYSGGSGRPYLVEGVGEDFWPGAYDPSVVDEVIAVSDAESFDMTRRLAREEGLLVGGSSGMAVVTALKAAKDLPEDAVVVVLLPDGGRGYLGKIFNDGWMSSHGFIDGAGQDEASVADVLDVVDRNLLAHVRATDTVGDAITTLRTQGVPGLPVLAAEPPVVMGEVAGAVSERMLVEKLASGEVAPNDAVTAALGDPLPLVGYRESVATARERLAASDVLLVARDGNPVAVLTRTDLLTHATR, encoded by the coding sequence GTGAAGTACGCCTCCTCCATCACCGATCTGATCGGCGATACGCCGCTCGTCAAGCTCAACCACGTGACCGCCGGTATCGCGGCGAACGTGCTCGTGAAGCTCGAGTACCTCAACCCGGGAGGCTCCTCGAAAGACCGCATCGCCGAGCGCATCATCGACGCTGCAGAAGAGGCGGGCGATCTGAAGCCGGGCGGAACGATCGTCGAGCCGACATCGGGAAACACCGGCGTCGGGCTTGCGCTCATCGCGCAGCAGCGGGGCTATCGGTGCATCTTCGTTCTTCCCGACAAGGTAGGTGAAGACAAGCGCAACGTGCTCACGGCTTACGGCGCAGAGATCGTCGTCACGCCCACATCAGTCGCGCCAGACGACCCCGAGTCGTACTACTCGGTGTCGGATCGTCTCGCCCGCGAGATTCCCGGCGCGTTCAAGCCCAATCAGTACTTCAATCAGAACGGTCCGCGCAGCCACTACGAAACGACGGGACCCGAGATCTGGCGCGACACCGAGGGGAGCATCACGCACTTTGTCGCGGGCGTCGGAACCGGCGGCACCATCACGGGCACCGGGAGGTACCTGCGCGAGGTTTCGAACGGCTCGGTGCGCATCGTCGGCTCTGACCCGGTGGGCTCGGTGTACTCGGGCGGCTCCGGTCGGCCCTACCTCGTCGAGGGAGTGGGCGAGGACTTCTGGCCGGGCGCATACGACCCGAGCGTTGTCGACGAGGTCATCGCCGTGTCCGACGCCGAGTCGTTCGACATGACGCGGCGGCTCGCTCGCGAAGAGGGACTGCTCGTGGGCGGCTCGAGCGGAATGGCCGTCGTGACGGCGCTCAAGGCCGCGAAGGACCTGCCAGAGGATGCTGTCGTCGTCGTGCTTCTTCCCGATGGCGGCCGCGGCTACCTCGGCAAGATCTTCAACGATGGCTGGATGAGCAGCCACGGGTTCATCGACGGCGCGGGGCAGGACGAGGCGTCGGTCGCCGACGTGCTCGACGTCGTCGATCGCAATCTGCTTGCGCACGTGCGCGCGACAGACACCGTGGGTGACGCGATCACTACGCTGCGCACGCAGGGCGTACCCGGGCTGCCCGTGCTCGCGGCGGAACCGCCCGTCGTCATGGGCGAGGTCGCCGGCGCCGTGAGCGAGCGGATGCTGGTGGAGAAACTCGCGTCGGGCGAGGTCGCGCCGAATGACGCCGTCACGGCCGCTCTCGGCGACCCGCTGCCGCTCGTCGGCTACCGCGAGTCCGTCGCGACAGCGCGCGAGCGCCTCGCGGCATCCGATGTTCTTCTCGTCGCGCGCGACGGCAACCCCGTGGCCGTGCTCACCCGCACCGACCTTCTCACCCACGCCACTCGCTGA
- a CDS encoding ABC transporter ATP-binding protein: MSMRGGRSVGGAARADAEALKKQNASAPRIPHLFRRVLALFRPHKIAISFTVAVVLVTAAISVIPPLLVESAFDVGLFPPEGPPNLEALGVIVGAMVGLYVVLAALGVWQAYLTATVGNSVMGALRVQLFQRLQAMELSFFTRTKTGVIQSRLQNDVGGVANALTNTVSSVLGNTVNVIAAFVAMVLISWQLTVVAIVLMPLLVIVQRRVGQVRARIAGQAQESLSDMSAITQETLSVSGMLLSKSFNRQQAEIERYSDANRTQIGLQVRQAMSGQGFFALVNIFMSSIPAVVYLCAGLLITGRLGDITAGAIVAFTTVQSRLLFPLTSLMRVALDLQTSGALFARIFEYLDLKPAITESPRAIDVAEAPGPLGRVRFEHVSFRYPDAAEESRPTLDDVSFTIDPGEFAAFVGPSGAGKTTISYLTARLYDATGGTVEFAGSDVRALTQGSVIDNIGIVSQETYLFHATIAENLRYAKPEATDAEIEVAARAANIHDTIAAFPEGYETTVGERGYRLSGGEKQRLAIARVLLKDPAVMLLDEATSALDSLSERVVQRALDTASQGRTTIAIAHRLSTIVGADRILVVDGGTIVEQGTHEQLLAAGGVYARMYREQTSGHSAP; encoded by the coding sequence ATGAGCATGCGCGGCGGTCGATCGGTCGGCGGTGCCGCTCGCGCCGATGCCGAGGCGCTCAAGAAGCAGAACGCCAGCGCCCCGCGCATTCCTCACCTGTTCCGGCGCGTCCTCGCGCTCTTTCGGCCGCACAAGATCGCGATCTCGTTCACGGTGGCCGTCGTGCTGGTCACGGCTGCCATCTCGGTGATTCCGCCCCTACTGGTCGAGAGCGCCTTCGACGTCGGGCTTTTTCCGCCTGAAGGACCGCCCAACCTCGAGGCGCTGGGCGTGATCGTCGGGGCGATGGTCGGGCTCTACGTGGTCTTGGCCGCGCTCGGCGTCTGGCAGGCGTATCTCACAGCAACCGTGGGAAACAGCGTCATGGGCGCCCTGCGCGTACAGCTGTTTCAACGGCTGCAGGCCATGGAACTCAGCTTCTTCACCCGCACGAAGACGGGCGTGATTCAATCGCGGCTACAGAACGACGTCGGCGGTGTCGCCAACGCGCTGACGAACACGGTGTCGAGCGTGCTCGGCAACACGGTGAACGTCATCGCCGCATTCGTCGCGATGGTGCTGATCAGCTGGCAGCTCACGGTCGTCGCGATCGTGCTCATGCCCCTTCTCGTGATCGTGCAGCGCCGCGTCGGACAGGTTCGCGCACGCATCGCGGGCCAGGCGCAGGAGTCGCTCTCGGACATGTCGGCGATCACGCAAGAGACTCTGAGCGTCTCGGGGATGCTGCTGTCGAAGAGCTTCAATCGCCAGCAGGCAGAGATCGAGCGCTACAGCGACGCCAACCGCACGCAAATCGGTCTGCAGGTGCGACAGGCGATGAGCGGGCAGGGGTTCTTCGCGCTCGTGAACATCTTCATGTCGTCGATTCCCGCCGTCGTCTACCTCTGCGCCGGACTGCTCATCACCGGACGTCTCGGAGATATCACGGCCGGTGCGATCGTTGCGTTCACGACGGTGCAGTCGCGCTTGCTGTTTCCGCTCACGAGCCTCATGCGCGTCGCCCTCGACCTGCAGACCTCTGGGGCGCTGTTTGCGCGCATCTTCGAGTACCTCGACCTGAAGCCGGCGATCACCGAGAGTCCCCGGGCGATCGACGTCGCCGAGGCGCCCGGTCCGCTCGGTCGCGTGCGCTTCGAGCACGTCAGCTTTCGATACCCGGATGCTGCAGAGGAGTCGCGCCCCACGCTCGACGACGTGTCATTCACCATCGATCCGGGCGAGTTCGCCGCATTCGTCGGCCCCTCTGGCGCGGGCAAGACGACGATCTCGTATCTGACGGCACGCCTCTACGACGCGACGGGCGGCACCGTGGAATTCGCGGGAAGCGACGTGCGCGCGCTGACGCAGGGCTCTGTGATCGACAACATCGGCATCGTCAGTCAAGAGACGTATCTCTTTCACGCGACGATTGCCGAGAACCTGCGCTACGCCAAGCCGGAGGCGACGGATGCTGAGATCGAAGTCGCCGCGCGAGCCGCGAACATCCACGACACGATTGCGGCGTTCCCCGAGGGTTATGAGACGACCGTGGGGGAGCGCGGCTACCGATTGTCTGGTGGCGAGAAGCAGCGCCTCGCCATCGCGCGCGTCCTGCTCAAAGACCCCGCCGTGATGCTGCTCGATGAGGCGACGAGCGCCCTCGACTCCCTCTCGGAGCGCGTCGTGCAGCGTGCGCTCGACACGGCGTCACAGGGGCGCACGACGATCGCCATCGCTCATCGTCTGTCGACGATCGTCGGCGCTGACCGCATCCTTGTTGTCGATGGGGGCACCATTGTGGAGCAGGGAACCCATGAGCAGCTGCTCGCTGCGGGCGGCGTGTATGCCCGCATGTACCGCGAGCAGACGAGCGGCCACAGCGCGCCGTAG
- a CDS encoding carbohydrate ABC transporter permease, whose protein sequence is MSETPMSTAVVTTADGGKKARKERFDQGSSKRVKRRLTSRTASVVALIIAVVWTIPTFGLFVSSFRPPELLQSTGWWTIFQNPGFTLENYQEVLLSASASSPQLGAYFANSLAIAIPGTIFPIILGAMAAYVFAWIRFRGSNWLFIFVFALQIVPLQMALLPLLQLTVQLLKPIQGVIHDIIPMIPEQSYLSIWVAHTIFGLPLVIFLLHNFISEIPSDVIEAARVDGANHAQIFFRIVIPLAMPALASVAIFQFLWVWNDLLVALIFSGGTQDVAPLTQRLAELTGTRGQDWQRLTASAFVSLIVPLIVFFSLQRYFVRGLLAGSTKG, encoded by the coding sequence ATGAGCGAGACACCCATGAGCACCGCGGTCGTGACGACGGCGGATGGCGGAAAGAAGGCACGCAAAGAGCGGTTCGATCAAGGGTCGAGCAAGCGCGTGAAGCGCCGGCTGACCTCGCGTACCGCCTCTGTCGTCGCGTTGATCATCGCGGTCGTCTGGACGATTCCCACATTCGGACTGTTCGTCTCATCGTTCCGCCCGCCGGAGTTGCTGCAGTCCACCGGCTGGTGGACGATCTTTCAGAACCCCGGCTTCACACTCGAGAACTACCAGGAGGTGCTGCTCTCAGCATCCGCCTCGTCTCCGCAGCTGGGCGCGTACTTCGCCAACTCGCTCGCCATCGCGATCCCCGGCACGATCTTTCCGATCATTCTCGGGGCCATGGCAGCATACGTGTTTGCGTGGATTCGCTTTCGAGGGTCGAACTGGCTGTTCATCTTCGTGTTCGCGCTGCAGATCGTTCCGCTGCAGATGGCGCTGCTTCCTCTGCTGCAGCTGACCGTTCAGCTGCTCAAGCCGATTCAGGGAGTGATCCACGACATCATTCCGATGATCCCCGAGCAGAGCTACTTGTCGATCTGGGTTGCGCACACCATTTTCGGGCTGCCGCTCGTGATCTTCTTGCTGCACAACTTCATCTCGGAGATCCCGAGCGACGTGATCGAAGCTGCGCGCGTTGATGGTGCGAACCACGCGCAGATCTTCTTCAGGATCGTGATTCCGCTTGCGATGCCGGCTCTCGCGTCTGTGGCGATCTTCCAGTTCCTCTGGGTATGGAACGACCTGCTCGTCGCCCTGATCTTCTCGGGCGGAACACAAGACGTCGCACCGCTCACGCAGAGGCTGGCGGAGCTGACCGGAACACGCGGCCAGGACTGGCAGCGACTCACAGCATCCGCATTCGTCTCGCTGATTGTGCCGCTCATCGTGTTCTTCAGCCTGCAGCGGTACTTCGTGCGAGGTCTGCTCGCGGGTTCGACGAAGGGCTGA
- a CDS encoding carbohydrate ABC transporter permease translates to MTTADLIGKIIQLVGGLAIFAAVIGVLLLLLGRAPRRGRNIWQILGFLAPAMILLTLGLIYPAIRTTLLSFTDRNGEWNGIENFVWMFTQPTILQTLLNTVLWVILVPTVSTIVGLAYAVFIDKSRGEKIYKALVFMPMAISFVGASVIWKFVYDYRAGDRDQIGLLNQIVVWFGGEPVQWLQSSPINTFLLIIVMIWIQTGFAMVVLSAAIKAIPADQLEAAELDGTNAWQRFRNVTLPGIRGSLVVVVTTITIATLKVFDIVRTMTAGNFGSSVIANEMYTQAFRANEPGRGSALALVLFVMVLPIVVYNVRVLRQQREIR, encoded by the coding sequence ATGACGACTGCTGATCTCATCGGAAAGATCATTCAGCTGGTCGGCGGCCTGGCGATCTTTGCGGCAGTAATCGGGGTGCTCCTTCTTCTGCTCGGCAGAGCTCCGAGGCGCGGCCGGAACATCTGGCAGATCCTCGGCTTCCTTGCTCCCGCGATGATTCTGCTTACGCTCGGCCTCATCTACCCTGCGATCCGTACGACGCTGCTGTCGTTCACCGATCGCAACGGAGAATGGAACGGCATCGAGAACTTCGTCTGGATGTTCACCCAGCCCACGATCCTCCAGACTCTGCTCAACACCGTTCTCTGGGTCATCCTCGTGCCGACCGTCTCGACGATCGTCGGTCTCGCGTACGCGGTGTTTATCGACAAATCCCGCGGTGAAAAGATCTACAAGGCCCTCGTCTTCATGCCCATGGCGATCTCATTCGTCGGAGCGAGCGTCATCTGGAAGTTCGTCTACGACTACCGCGCGGGCGATCGTGACCAGATCGGACTTCTCAACCAGATCGTCGTGTGGTTCGGCGGAGAGCCCGTTCAATGGCTGCAGTCGAGCCCGATCAATACGTTCCTCCTCATCATCGTGATGATCTGGATCCAGACCGGGTTCGCCATGGTCGTGCTCTCGGCCGCGATCAAGGCGATTCCCGCCGATCAGCTCGAGGCTGCAGAACTCGACGGAACAAACGCGTGGCAGCGTTTTCGGAACGTCACGCTTCCCGGCATCCGAGGCTCGCTTGTCGTCGTCGTGACGACCATTACGATCGCGACCCTCAAGGTGTTCGACATCGTGCGCACCATGACGGCGGGCAACTTCGGCTCGAGCGTCATCGCGAACGAGATGTATACGCAGGCATTCCGTGCGAACGAGCCGGGGCGCGGATCGGCGCTCGCGCTCGTTCTGTTCGTCATGGTGCTCCCGATCGTTGTCTACAACGTCAGAGTGCTCAGGCAGCAGAGGGAGATCCGATGA
- a CDS encoding ABC transporter substrate-binding protein, producing MRFTQRGRRILIPLAFAGVAGLALTGCTGDIAAQDKEDIDCSPYEEYGTFENESVSIAGTIVDTEADLMTQTWQDFAACTGIEVNYQGSQEFETQIAVQAKAGNAPDIGIVPQPGLFNTLAEGGYLKPASQAVEDHVDEFWSEDWKTYGTYDGEFYAAPLMASVKGYIWYSPSEFEEKGYEIPKTLDELMELSETIAAEGDHKPWCAGMESGEASGWPGTDWIEDFVLRQAGPDVYDQWVAHEIPFNDPAIVKAFDSAAEYLKNPDMVNGGLGDVSTIISTAFGDAGLPILDGECSLHHQASFYEGFWPEGTTVAPDGDVYAFLMPPVSADAGQAVTGGGELVVAFTESDAVEAVRAYLSSDTWANKRVSLGGVISANSGLDPENAGSDILKDSVEILQNPDTVFRFDGSDLMPSAVGASSFWTGIIEWLNGKSSQDVADTIESSWPSS from the coding sequence ATGAGGTTTACACAGCGCGGCAGGCGCATTCTCATCCCATTAGCATTCGCCGGCGTCGCCGGCTTGGCGCTCACAGGGTGCACCGGAGACATTGCGGCACAAGACAAGGAAGATATCGACTGTTCGCCGTACGAGGAGTACGGAACATTCGAGAACGAATCGGTGTCGATCGCCGGCACGATCGTCGACACCGAGGCCGACCTCATGACCCAGACGTGGCAGGACTTCGCCGCCTGCACCGGAATTGAGGTCAACTACCAGGGCTCGCAGGAGTTCGAGACGCAGATCGCGGTTCAGGCGAAGGCCGGGAATGCGCCGGACATCGGCATCGTGCCGCAGCCGGGACTGTTCAACACCCTTGCCGAGGGCGGTTACCTCAAGCCGGCATCGCAGGCTGTCGAAGACCACGTCGACGAGTTCTGGTCTGAGGACTGGAAGACGTACGGCACGTATGACGGCGAGTTCTACGCTGCCCCCCTCATGGCGAGCGTCAAGGGATACATCTGGTACTCGCCGAGCGAGTTCGAGGAAAAGGGCTACGAGATTCCGAAGACGCTCGACGAGCTCATGGAGCTGAGCGAGACCATCGCCGCCGAGGGCGACCACAAGCCGTGGTGCGCGGGCATGGAGTCGGGTGAGGCGAGTGGCTGGCCCGGAACCGACTGGATCGAGGACTTCGTGCTTCGCCAGGCCGGACCTGACGTGTACGACCAGTGGGTCGCTCACGAGATCCCGTTCAACGACCCCGCGATCGTGAAGGCGTTCGACTCGGCCGCAGAGTACCTCAAGAACCCTGACATGGTGAACGGCGGCCTCGGCGACGTTTCGACGATCATCTCGACCGCGTTCGGCGATGCTGGTCTGCCGATTCTCGACGGAGAGTGCTCGCTGCACCACCAGGCATCGTTCTATGAGGGCTTCTGGCCTGAGGGTACGACCGTCGCACCCGATGGCGACGTGTATGCGTTCCTCATGCCTCCGGTGTCCGCCGACGCCGGACAGGCCGTCACCGGCGGTGGGGAGCTTGTCGTCGCGTTCACGGAGAGCGACGCGGTCGAAGCTGTGCGCGCATACCTCTCGAGCGACACCTGGGCAAACAAGCGTGTCTCGCTCGGCGGTGTGATCAGCGCGAACTCGGGGCTCGACCCGGAGAACGCGGGAAGCGACATTTTGAAGGACAGCGTCGAGATTCTGCAGAACCCTGACACCGTGTTCCGCTTCGATGGCTCTGACCTCATGCCGAGCGCCGTCGGCGCTTCGTCGTTCTGGACGGGCATCATCGAGTGGCTCAACGGCAAGAGCTCGCAAGACGTTGCCGACACCATCGAGTCCAGCTGGCCTAGCAGCTGA
- a CDS encoding LacI family DNA-binding transcriptional regulator, which produces MRAARVLIAASTNQMSAADGVLMSALADVAKLAGVSKSTASRALSGGGYVSEATRRKVSSAAEKLGYVASPNAASLVTGRTKTVGVMIPFISRWFFGEVLEGIESQLRAHGYDMTLYNVHPSERSDDVFDYFLARKRFDGVIAVAVEPVDSDIAHLRGLGRPVVGIGGHVPGIASVAIDDVAVARLATEHLIGLGHTSIVHLGGDSGPRSDFSVPRKRRQGYEQAMQAAGLPTGRVLDADMSIPDGYEAAVEVLTDARDRPTAIFAACDELAIGAIIAARRLGIDVPGQLSVIGIDGHECAPMFSLTTFEQSPHEQGMQIVNTLLDAVDRGVEPDEGVVYHPTRLKVRNSTSALRSS; this is translated from the coding sequence GTGCGAGCCGCGCGTGTGTTGATCGCGGCATCCACCAACCAGATGTCCGCCGCCGATGGAGTCCTCATGAGCGCTCTCGCCGATGTCGCAAAGCTCGCGGGCGTCTCGAAGTCGACGGCGAGCAGAGCGCTGTCGGGCGGCGGATATGTTTCCGAGGCGACCCGACGTAAAGTGAGCAGTGCTGCCGAGAAGCTCGGCTACGTCGCCTCACCCAACGCAGCAAGCCTCGTCACGGGCCGCACCAAGACGGTCGGCGTCATGATCCCCTTCATCTCACGCTGGTTCTTCGGCGAAGTGCTCGAGGGCATCGAATCTCAGTTGAGAGCGCACGGCTATGACATGACGCTCTACAACGTGCATCCCAGCGAGCGCAGCGACGACGTCTTCGACTACTTTCTCGCACGAAAGCGATTTGACGGAGTCATCGCCGTCGCTGTCGAACCCGTCGACTCTGATATCGCGCACTTGCGCGGGCTCGGACGACCTGTCGTCGGAATTGGCGGCCATGTTCCCGGCATCGCCTCGGTCGCCATCGACGACGTTGCCGTCGCGCGCCTCGCCACGGAGCATCTGATCGGGCTCGGCCATACATCCATCGTGCACCTCGGCGGAGACTCCGGTCCACGCTCGGACTTCTCGGTGCCACGGAAACGCCGCCAGGGCTACGAACAGGCCATGCAAGCCGCCGGCCTGCCGACTGGTCGCGTACTCGACGCGGATATGAGCATTCCAGACGGATACGAAGCTGCTGTCGAAGTGCTCACCGACGCGAGAGATCGGCCGACGGCGATCTTCGCGGCGTGCGACGAGCTCGCGATCGGTGCCATCATCGCCGCTCGCCGACTCGGAATCGACGTGCCCGGACAGTTGAGTGTGATCGGAATCGACGGCCACGAGTGCGCGCCGATGTTCTCGCTCACGACGTTCGAACAGTCACCGCACGAGCAGGGGATGCAGATCGTGAACACTCTGCTTGACGCGGTCGACCGCGGCGTGGAGCCGGACGAGGGTGTCGTCTACCACCCGACCCGACTCAAGGTGCGCAACTCCACGAGCGCTCTTCGCAGCAGCTGA
- a CDS encoding MFS transporter, whose protein sequence is MRSFLTQPKSVWAVAFAAVIAFMGIGLVDPILPSIAADLHATPTETEMLFTSYLAVTGVAMFFTSWLSSRIGAKRTLMFGLVLIVAFALFAALSNNVEAVIGFRAGWGLGNALFISTALATIVGAATGGSGAAIILYEAALGLGIAVGPLLGGLLGHISWRGPFFGTAALMAVGFIAIVTLLKTDSSANARVEPVALSAPFTALRRPALGLLAVAALFYNMAFFVLLAYSPFPLGLPAMGLGLTFFGWGVGLAITSVFLAPLLTARMHRTTVLRWALALLTLTLIAAGLVIESVPGLIACIVFGGLVLGVLNTVLTESVMEATDLPRSVASSAYSGVRFVGGAIAPTAATMLADSFGAPVPYFAAAGAALISFLVVLIGHRVLRRVNTSIESELDEAAAIAAGDAS, encoded by the coding sequence ATGCGCAGTTTTCTCACGCAGCCCAAATCTGTATGGGCCGTGGCCTTCGCCGCGGTCATCGCGTTCATGGGGATCGGTCTTGTCGATCCGATCCTTCCGAGCATCGCTGCTGACCTCCACGCGACGCCGACAGAGACGGAGATGCTGTTCACGAGCTACCTTGCCGTGACGGGCGTCGCCATGTTCTTCACGAGCTGGCTGTCGAGCCGGATCGGCGCGAAGCGGACACTGATGTTCGGCCTCGTGCTCATCGTCGCTTTCGCGCTCTTCGCCGCGCTGTCGAACAACGTCGAAGCCGTCATCGGCTTCCGCGCGGGGTGGGGGCTCGGAAACGCCCTGTTCATCTCAACCGCGCTCGCCACGATCGTCGGTGCTGCCACGGGCGGTTCCGGTGCGGCGATCATCCTGTATGAGGCGGCACTCGGCCTTGGCATCGCCGTGGGCCCTCTGCTGGGCGGTCTTCTCGGCCACATCAGCTGGCGCGGCCCCTTCTTCGGGACCGCCGCACTCATGGCCGTCGGCTTCATCGCAATCGTCACGCTGCTGAAGACCGACTCGAGCGCGAACGCGCGCGTGGAGCCTGTCGCCCTCTCTGCGCCGTTCACGGCGCTGCGGCGACCTGCACTCGGCCTGCTCGCCGTCGCTGCGCTCTTCTACAACATGGCTTTCTTCGTGCTTCTCGCGTACTCGCCGTTTCCCCTCGGCCTGCCCGCAATGGGACTCGGGCTCACCTTCTTCGGCTGGGGAGTCGGGCTTGCGATCACAAGCGTCTTTCTCGCTCCGCTTCTCACGGCGCGCATGCACCGCACGACCGTGCTGCGCTGGGCGCTCGCTCTGCTGACACTCACCTTGATCGCGGCGGGACTCGTCATTGAGAGCGTTCCAGGGCTGATTGCGTGCATCGTGTTCGGCGGCCTCGTGCTCGGCGTGCTCAACACCGTGTTGACAGAGTCCGTCATGGAGGCGACTGACCTTCCCCGGTCGGTCGCGTCATCTGCCTACTCGGGCGTGCGTTTTGTCGGAGGCGCTATCGCACCGACGGCTGCGACAATGCTCGCCGATTCCTTCGGAGCGCCGGTTCCGTACTTCGCTGCTGCGGGAGCCGCGCTGATCTCGTTCCTCGTCGTGCTCATCGGGCACCGCGTGTTGCGCCGCGTGAACACGTCGATCGAGAGCGAGCTTGACGAAGCGGCGGCGATTGCCGCGGGAGACGCCTCCTAA
- a CDS encoding MarR family winged helix-turn-helix transcriptional regulator: protein MTDDPRPTEGCEAETLIGELVASAHRLTRLAAQALVDPQNPAVWRTVAALQALGPTRLGELARQSRVTQPTMTKIVQHLVELGWVTRITDPDDARAQLLEVTESGTDALAEWRTALARSLAPYFEGLSDDDVRVIERTLEIVNERTSVEGNVRQQ from the coding sequence ATGACCGATGATCCTCGTCCCACGGAGGGTTGCGAAGCGGAGACGCTCATCGGCGAACTCGTCGCGTCGGCGCACCGGTTGACTCGGCTCGCCGCGCAAGCGCTCGTCGATCCGCAGAACCCGGCCGTCTGGCGCACGGTCGCGGCACTCCAGGCACTGGGACCGACCCGGCTGGGGGAGCTCGCTCGCCAGTCGCGGGTTACTCAGCCGACGATGACGAAGATCGTGCAGCATCTCGTCGAATTGGGGTGGGTCACACGCATCACCGATCCCGACGATGCGCGTGCGCAGCTGCTCGAGGTGACCGAGAGCGGTACAGACGCGCTCGCCGAGTGGCGAACGGCACTCGCTCGTTCGCTTGCCCCGTACTTCGAGGGGCTGAGCGACGACGACGTGCGCGTCATCGAACGCACGCTCGAGATCGTGAACGAGCGCACATCGGTCGAAGGCAACGTACGACAACAATAA
- the rplL gene encoding 50S ribosomal protein L7/L12 has translation MAKLSTEELIEAFKELSLIELNEFVKVFEETFEVTAAAPVAVAAGAPAAGGAGAAEEAAEEQTEFDVILEGAGDKKIQVIKVVRELTSLGLGDAKGLVDGAPKPVLEGANKETADKAKAALEEAGATVTLK, from the coding sequence ATGGCAAAGCTGTCAACTGAGGAGCTCATCGAGGCCTTCAAGGAGCTCTCGCTCATCGAGCTCAACGAGTTCGTCAAGGTCTTCGAGGAGACCTTCGAGGTCACCGCTGCCGCTCCGGTCGCCGTCGCCGCTGGCGCTCCGGCTGCCGGTGGTGCTGGTGCCGCCGAGGAGGCTGCTGAAGAGCAGACCGAGTTCGACGTCATCCTCGAGGGTGCTGGCGACAAGAAGATCCAGGTCATCAAGGTCGTCCGCGAGCTCACCTCGCTCGGCCTCGGCGACGCCAAGGGCCTCGTCGACGGTGCACCCAAGCCCGTTCTCGAGGGTGCCAACAAGGAGACCGCTGACAAGGCGAAGGCTGCTCTCGAAGAGGCCGGCGCAACTGTCACGCTCAAGTAA